The Candidatus Binatus sp. sequence CGACATGCTGGTCAAATATGTAGAGCGGATCCTGGTCGCGCGCGAAACGGCGCGCGGCACGGCGTCGTGAATCGCGCGAAATCCCTGTCGCAGAGCATGAATAACGCATGAGCCTGATGCAGATACCGAGGAAGATCGAGTACGCGCTGCGTGCGATGATCTATCTCGCCGATCGGCCGTCGGGCGTTGCGCGCGGTACCGAGATCGCCGCGCACGAGCACATCCCGAAGTACTATCTCGAGAAGGTGATTCGCGACCTGATGCGGCGCGGACTGGTGCATGCGCGGCGCGGTCCCGGCGGCGGCTATCAGCTTGCGCGCGACGCCAACTCGATTTCGTTCCGCGACATTATCGAGGCGGTCGAGGGTCCGATCACGCTCAACGTATGCACCGACGGCAGCAGTTCGTGCGCCTTGCAGCCGTCGTGCCGGATGTACCGCGTGTGGGAAAAAGGCCAGCGCGTCCTGCTCGAAGTATTTTCGGATACCACGCTCGCGGAAATCGCCGCGTCGCGGCCACCGTCGGAATCGGCGCTTCGCATCACAGATTCGCTCGCGGCGGACGCGCTTTCGCGCGACAAATCCCAACCCGCCTAGCCAGACCGAATTGAACCGATCGCCGTCTTCGGCCCAGCCGCTGTCCGATATGAGCGAAGACGATCTCGCGGGTATCGTCAGTGTTGCACCGCCCGCCCGCCGCGGCGCGCGAGTCTTCACCGAGAAGACTTTTTATCTCGAGGAATTTTACGGCAAGAGTCTGCTCTTCGCGCTGATTCCGCCGGCCGGCCAGCGGATCGGTGACTTCGATTCGCTGCTGCAGACGCTGCGCGAACTCCGGCGCAATCAGACGCGATGTATCGTGATCGTCGCGCCGAGCGCGCTGCCCAAGCTGATGCGGCGGCTCGGACGGCTCGCGCCGAAAGAACCGCCGCCGGTGTTCAATCCGTCCGAGGGATTGCGCTCGCGGCCGTATCCGCCAGACACCGCAGTCGCGGAAATCTGGGAGCGGCTGCGGGCGGGATCGATCGTGGTCGCTTCGATGAGCCGCGACGACGCCGACGATCTCACCGTCTTCGCCCGCGAACTCGCGAGCCGGCTTCGCGTCTTCAAACTGCTGATGCTGGATCGGGCCGGCGGCTTGCTCGGCCGTAACGGAGAACGGCTCTCGTTCGTCGAACAAAAACGCATCGGGCGCATGCTGCGCGATATCCGCTCGCCCGCTCGCAGAGCCATCGTGCGCGCCGCGCTCGCCGCGCTCGATGACGGCGTGGGGAGCGTCAACCTGGTCGCGCCGCGCGACGTTTACGAAGAGCTGTTCAGTTTTATCGGCGCCGGCACGCTCTTCACGGAGCTGCAGTACGGCTTCGTGCGGCCGGTTTCGATCGACGACTTCGAGGAAGTCGAAGCGTTGATCGTGCGCGGCCAGAACGAAGGATTCCTGCTGCCGCGGAGCCCCGATCAGATCGCGCAGATTTTGCCGTCGTGCTTCGGCTATCGAATCGGCGACGAGCATCTCGCCGGAATCTGCTCGCTGCTGACCGAGCCGTATCGGCGCGAGCGGGCCGGCGAAATCACCGCGATGTACACGCTGACGCGCTTCCAGGGTGAAGGCGTGGCCGCCGTTTTGGTGCGCGAGATCTTGAAGGAAGCGCGCGCGCGACGCCTCAAGTATGTGTTCGCATGCACCAGCGAGGAGCGCGTCGCGGGATTTTTTGCGCGGCTCGGATTCGATCGCGTCGGCGCCGAAGACGTTTCGCCGGCCAAGTGGCGCGGCTACGATCCGTCGCGCATCGAGCACCTGCTGATCTTTCGCTCGACTCTCGATTGACGTTTTTCGGCGCCGCGATGTCTTCTACGCCGAAATTGCCGCTAGCGATTCCGCCCGCCGCCGCAATCGCGATCGTCGCGATCGTCGTCGCGGTCCTGATGTTTCATCGCATCGGCGCGAGCGACGTCTGCAACGCCAACGAAGCAGTCGAGGGCGTGTTCGTCCAGCAGATGGTCGAGCACGGTAAACTGCTCTTCCCGCTCGAGAACGGCAGTATCCCGATGTACAAGCCGCCGCTATTTCATTGGAGCGCCGCCGCGATCGATTACGCCGCCGGCATCCGCAAGGTCACCGCGGCGAACCTGCGATTTCCGTCGGCGCTGTATGCGACCGCGGGCGCGATTCTCGCGATGCTCTTCGCGTACGGAATACTTGGAATCGAA is a genomic window containing:
- a CDS encoding Rrf2 family transcriptional regulator produces the protein MSLMQIPRKIEYALRAMIYLADRPSGVARGTEIAAHEHIPKYYLEKVIRDLMRRGLVHARRGPGGGYQLARDANSISFRDIIEAVEGPITLNVCTDGSSSCALQPSCRMYRVWEKGQRVLLEVFSDTTLAEIAASRPPSESALRITDSLAADALSRDKSQPA
- a CDS encoding GNAT family N-acetyltransferase; the encoded protein is MSEDDLAGIVSVAPPARRGARVFTEKTFYLEEFYGKSLLFALIPPAGQRIGDFDSLLQTLRELRRNQTRCIVIVAPSALPKLMRRLGRLAPKEPPPVFNPSEGLRSRPYPPDTAVAEIWERLRAGSIVVASMSRDDADDLTVFARELASRLRVFKLLMLDRAGGLLGRNGERLSFVEQKRIGRMLRDIRSPARRAIVRAALAALDDGVGSVNLVAPRDVYEELFSFIGAGTLFTELQYGFVRPVSIDDFEEVEALIVRGQNEGFLLPRSPDQIAQILPSCFGYRIGDEHLAGICSLLTEPYRRERAGEITAMYTLTRFQGEGVAAVLVREILKEARARRLKYVFACTSEERVAGFFARLGFDRVGAEDVSPAKWRGYDPSRIEHLLIFRSTLD